A genomic region of Granulicella sp. L56 contains the following coding sequences:
- a CDS encoding patatin-like phospholipase family protein produces the protein MALLPGLSVMAAQKPKIIPPKRPTIGLVLEGGGALGFAHIGAIEWLEAHHIPVDYVAGTSMGGLVGGLYAAGNSPDDIKSFVGRIHWPGVLSGQVPFQALSYRRKEDRLAYPNRLEFGLKHGISVPRGLNSGAAVGLLFDRTLMPYYDLKSFDDLPIPFRCVATEIVTGKKHVFDDGSLAQAMRATMSIPGMFAPVQHGDEIYSDGAAVDNLPVDVARAMGADIVIAVYLDTGPIKPESLSSPLAVAGRNVSIMVAANEQASMKNATVLIRADVSKFSATDFDKSSVIIPLGKEAAETQAAALEKYALDDADWKTYLANRNERRRTEVPVPQFVDVYGLKGAAQSEVAASFKKFVGKPVDTTAIEQTISDLEGTGTYSIINYNLIDENGKPGLLIRPRSKDYAPPFLNLGLTLLSNDSNDIQLGFGARATFLDVAGPRSELRIDGMVGQVAGFDAELYKSLTLTSRWFVAPHAYVTHSETGYYSGSAQLAQFKQRRNGLGVDVGYQFNARTELRAGEDYQWFGERRIVGNPIGQEFSLTPLVTSVRFQYLGQDEVMLPSRGSEIRSNFSYYTQRPNSSDGLSQLNVTTEHFIPSGKRGIIFGTASGGTSFGATNLGLAGFSLGGPLRLTAYDRGELLGEDYFLGQAGYLVRLSHLNPIFGDAIYAGGFYEIGKINGGNSGTPDVPNDGTAIVVMKTLIGPVYGGGSIGGSGHYKWYFGLGRIF, from the coding sequence ATGGCTCTTCTGCCGGGGCTATCGGTCATGGCGGCACAGAAGCCGAAGATTATTCCCCCGAAACGGCCAACCATTGGGCTGGTGCTTGAGGGCGGCGGGGCGCTGGGCTTCGCGCACATCGGCGCAATCGAGTGGTTGGAGGCGCATCACATTCCGGTAGATTATGTGGCCGGGACCAGTATGGGCGGCCTCGTTGGCGGCCTCTATGCCGCGGGCAACAGCCCCGACGACATCAAGTCGTTCGTCGGACGGATTCACTGGCCCGGCGTGTTGAGCGGCCAGGTTCCGTTTCAGGCGTTGAGCTATCGCAGGAAAGAAGACAGGCTCGCATACCCCAATCGATTGGAGTTTGGGCTGAAGCATGGAATCAGCGTGCCAAGGGGGTTGAACTCTGGCGCAGCGGTAGGTCTGCTCTTCGACCGTACCCTGATGCCCTACTACGATCTAAAGAGCTTTGACGATCTTCCTATCCCATTCCGCTGCGTAGCCACCGAGATTGTGACTGGCAAGAAACATGTCTTCGATGACGGCTCGCTGGCGCAGGCCATGCGTGCGACGATGTCGATTCCCGGCATGTTCGCACCCGTACAGCATGGCGATGAAATCTACTCCGATGGTGCGGCAGTCGATAATCTTCCCGTAGACGTGGCGCGTGCCATGGGCGCGGACATTGTGATTGCGGTGTATCTGGACACTGGGCCGATTAAGCCGGAGAGCCTAAGCTCCCCGCTGGCCGTCGCCGGCAGAAATGTGTCGATCATGGTGGCGGCGAATGAACAGGCCAGCATGAAGAATGCTACGGTGCTGATCAGGGCTGACGTCAGCAAGTTCAGCGCAACTGATTTCGATAAGAGTTCCGTGATTATTCCTCTGGGCAAAGAGGCCGCAGAAACGCAGGCTGCGGCGCTCGAAAAATATGCTCTCGACGATGCGGACTGGAAGACGTATTTAGCGAACCGCAATGAGCGGCGGCGCACGGAGGTTCCCGTGCCTCAGTTTGTGGACGTTTATGGACTGAAAGGCGCGGCGCAGTCGGAAGTTGCCGCTTCGTTTAAAAAGTTTGTTGGTAAGCCTGTCGATACAACGGCGATTGAGCAGACGATCTCTGACCTCGAGGGCACTGGAACCTACTCGATCATCAATTACAACCTGATCGACGAGAACGGCAAGCCAGGATTGTTGATTCGACCCCGATCGAAGGACTACGCTCCGCCGTTTCTGAATCTGGGATTGACCCTTTTGTCTAACGACTCAAATGACATTCAGCTTGGGTTCGGCGCAAGGGCCACATTTCTGGATGTTGCCGGTCCGCGTTCGGAGCTGCGGATCGATGGCATGGTCGGGCAGGTTGCGGGTTTCGACGCGGAGCTTTACAAGTCGCTGACGCTGACCTCGCGATGGTTCGTTGCCCCGCACGCTTATGTGACGCATTCGGAGACCGGCTACTACTCAGGCAGCGCTCAGTTGGCGCAGTTCAAGCAGCGTAGAAATGGGCTGGGCGTCGACGTGGGCTACCAGTTCAATGCAAGGACTGAGCTGCGCGCAGGCGAAGACTATCAGTGGTTCGGCGAGCGCCGCATCGTCGGAAATCCGATCGGGCAGGAGTTCAGCCTTACCCCTCTGGTCACGTCGGTACGGTTTCAATATCTGGGGCAGGATGAGGTGATGCTGCCGTCCAGGGGCTCTGAGATACGTTCGAACTTCAGCTATTACACCCAAAGGCCCAATTCAAGCGATGGGCTCTCGCAGTTGAATGTAACGACGGAGCACTTTATCCCATCAGGCAAACGCGGCATTATCTTTGGTACCGCGAGCGGAGGCACAAGTTTCGGCGCAACGAATCTTGGACTTGCTGGATTTTCGTTGGGCGGTCCTCTGCGCTTGACTGCCTACGACCGCGGTGAGCTGCTGGGTGAGGACTATTTTCTCGGACAGGCGGGCTACCTGGTTCGGCTGTCGCATCTGAACCCCATCTTCGGCGACGCAATTTATGCAGGTGGCTTCTACGAGATAGGCAAGATTAACGGCGGCAACTCGGGCACGCCGGACGTGCCTAACGATGGAACCGCCATCGTGGTGATGAAGACGCTGATCGGGCCTGTCTATGGTGGCGGCAGCATCGGCGGTAGCGGACACTATAAGTGGTACTTCGGGCTGGGCCGGATTTTTTGA